A genomic window from Heptranchias perlo isolate sHepPer1 chromosome 20, sHepPer1.hap1, whole genome shotgun sequence includes:
- the LOC137335674 gene encoding zinc finger protein 84-like, with the protein MLHQRTHTGERPFSCSVCEKRFIWSSNLLRHQRVHSDNRPFKCSDCEKRFKSKCNLLEHQRSHTGERPFICSVCGKGFIRSCTLLTHQRVHSDERPFKCSHCGKGFKSTNKLLEHQRTLTGERPFICSVCGKGFTRSSTLMTHQLVHSDKRPFKCPDCEKSFKTKRNLLTHQRTHPGERPFTCSVCGKGFTISSELMKHQRVHSGERPFKCSDCEKSFKSTNKLLRHQRTHTGEKPFTCSVYGKGFTCSSHLLTHQRVHTDERPFKCPDCEKSFKTKRNLLTHQRTHPGERPFTCSVCGKGFTISSELMKHQRVHSGERPFKCSDCEKSFKSTNKLLEHQRSHTGERPFTCSVCEKGFTRSSHLLTHQRVHTDERPFKCPDCEKRFKTKRNLLTHQRTHTGERPFTRSMDKKRFTRSSHLLSHQRVHSDERPFKCFDCEKSFKSRNELVRHQGTHTGEKPFTCSVCGKGFTQSSHALRHQRVHV; encoded by the coding sequence ATGCTacaccagcgcactcacactggggagaggccattctcctgctctgtgtgtgagaagagattcatttggtcatccaacctgctgagacaccagcgagtacATTCTGATAATagacctttcaaatgttctgactgtgagaagaggtttaaaagcaaatgtaATCTGTTGGAACAccaacgcagtcacactggggagaggccgttcatctgctctgtgtgtgggaagggattcattcggtcatgcaccctgctgacacaccaacgagttcactctgatgagagaccttttaaatgctctcaCTGTGGaaagggctttaaaagcacaaacaaACTGCTAGAACACCAACGCACtctcactggggagaggccgttcatctgctctgtgtgtgggaagggattcactcggtcatccaccctgatGACACATCAGCTagttcactctgataagagaccttttaaatgtcctgactgtgagaagagctttaaaaccaaaaggaatctgctgacacaccaacgtactcatcctggggagaggccgttcacctgctctgtgtgcgggaagggattcactatttcatctgAACTGATGaagcaccagcgagttcactctggggagagaccttttaaatgttctgactgtgagaagagctttaaaagcacaaacaaactgctgagacaccaacgcactcacacaggGGAgaagccgttcacctgctccgtgtatgggaagggattcacttgttcatcccaccttctgacgcaccagcgagttcacactgatgagagaccttttaaatgtcctgactgtgagaagagctttaaaaccaaaaggaatctgctgacacaccaacgtactcatcctggggagaggccgttcacctgctctgtgtgcgggaagggattcactatttcatctgAACTGATGaagcaccagcgagttcactctggggagagaccttttaaatgttctgactgtgagaagagctttaaaagcacaaacaaACTGCTGGAACATCAACggagtcacactggggagaggccgttcacctgctctgtgtgtgagaagggattcactcggtcatcacacctgctgacacaccagcgagttcacactgatgagagaccttttaaatgtcctgactgtgagaagaggtttaaaaccaaaaggaatctgctgacacaccaacgcacacacactggggagaggccgttcacccgcTCCATggataagaagagattcactcggtcatcccaccttctgtcacaccaacgagttcactctgatgagagaccttttaaatgttttgactgtgagaagagctttaaaagcagaaacgaattGGTGAGACATCAAGGCACTCACACAGGGGAgaagccgttcacctgctccgtgtgtgggaagggattcactcagtcatcacacgcgctgagacaccagcgagttcatgtatga